In one Arenibacter antarcticus genomic region, the following are encoded:
- a CDS encoding c-type cytochrome: MTRLLIALISAVLLSVSCKDTKKIDTAGNEEQDPKLAKLKLQPGFMAEHLYSPADNEQGSWVAMTFDDKDRLIVSDQYGALFRMEIPTIGAENLTPKIEKLKIKTGEAVADSIIQMGYAQGLLYAFNSLYVMVNHWGNEDFDKSSGLYRLQDTDNDDQYDKITQLKALNGAGEHGPHSIVLSPDGESLYVIAGNHTDLPEMDAYRLPKVWENDNLFPEVKDPRGHANNRGAPGGWVAKIDPEGKRWELVSAGFRNPFDLAFNDQGDMFVYDSDMEWDLGMPWYRPTRICHVTSGSEFGWRTGNGKWSPAYPDNLAPVMNIGQGSPTNVVHGRGAKFPERYQKSIYAFDWSFGIIYAIHLQPNGSSYEGEREEFLSGIPLPLTDGVIGPDGAMYFLTGGRRLDSDLYRVHYTGDESVAAVKNDTPLTEENKIRRELEAYHLGPKQGAVAFAWPYLNHEDRFLQYAARIAVEHQPVNEWQDKVFGEKDPVTMTQGIIALAHQGNKEQQSKMLNALLGIDLKSLSQQNQVDALRAFELTLARFGKPSAALGTKVINHLSPLYPAHTDVLNQLLSKTLAYLNDPTVASKTLALLESQSGENADVMANSATEASDLILRNPQYGMDIALTLKNMPPAQHTYYGMVIADVEKGWTPELREKYFKWFNRAFSFKAGRSYIGFIDRARKKALANVPKDKFDYYDKMSGAELLTSSGNDLASNVVQPKGPGKNWEVEDIEPLLADGLQGRDFENGKNMYVTTACISCHTMQGEGQNIGPDLTQLGTRFSPEDMLKAIILPNDVISDQYISTVYSLKDGKSVVGRLMSETEESYVVSQNPYAPDMTREIPKDQVTGTKYSTISWMPPGTINRLNAEEVKDLLAYLASGGNPDSPVYQEAN, translated from the coding sequence ATGACCAGACTTCTAATCGCACTTATTTCCGCCGTGCTATTGTCCGTTTCCTGTAAAGACACCAAGAAAATAGATACAGCAGGCAACGAAGAACAAGACCCAAAATTGGCAAAGCTTAAATTGCAACCCGGCTTTATGGCCGAACACCTCTATAGTCCTGCCGATAATGAGCAAGGCTCTTGGGTGGCAATGACCTTTGACGATAAAGACCGATTAATTGTGTCCGACCAATACGGAGCTTTATTTAGAATGGAAATTCCCACTATAGGTGCTGAAAACCTTACCCCAAAAATTGAAAAGTTAAAAATTAAAACTGGTGAAGCTGTGGCCGATTCCATTATCCAAATGGGATATGCCCAAGGGTTGTTGTACGCCTTTAACAGCTTATACGTTATGGTGAACCATTGGGGTAACGAGGACTTTGATAAATCTAGCGGACTGTATCGTTTACAGGATACGGATAATGATGATCAATATGACAAGATCACCCAGTTAAAAGCGTTGAATGGTGCCGGTGAACACGGTCCTCATAGTATAGTGCTAAGTCCAGATGGAGAATCCCTTTACGTCATTGCCGGTAACCATACAGACCTTCCCGAAATGGATGCTTATCGTTTGCCCAAGGTATGGGAAAATGACAATCTATTCCCAGAAGTTAAAGATCCTCGTGGCCATGCCAATAATCGTGGAGCACCGGGCGGATGGGTTGCAAAAATAGATCCTGAAGGGAAGCGATGGGAATTGGTAAGTGCTGGATTTAGAAATCCGTTCGACCTTGCTTTTAACGATCAGGGCGATATGTTTGTTTACGATTCCGATATGGAATGGGATCTGGGTATGCCTTGGTACCGTCCTACCAGAATCTGTCATGTTACCAGTGGGAGTGAATTTGGATGGCGTACGGGTAACGGCAAGTGGTCACCAGCCTATCCTGATAACCTAGCTCCAGTAATGAACATTGGGCAGGGCTCACCCACAAATGTAGTACATGGGCGAGGTGCTAAATTTCCAGAGCGCTACCAAAAAAGTATTTATGCATTCGATTGGAGTTTCGGTATCATCTATGCTATTCATCTTCAACCAAATGGATCTTCCTATGAAGGTGAAAGGGAAGAGTTTTTATCGGGTATCCCCTTACCATTAACAGATGGGGTTATTGGACCAGATGGTGCAATGTATTTCCTAACTGGAGGACGTAGATTGGATTCTGATCTGTATAGGGTACATTATACAGGTGACGAATCTGTAGCAGCTGTGAAAAATGACACCCCGTTAACAGAAGAGAATAAAATAAGAAGGGAGTTAGAAGCTTATCATTTAGGTCCAAAACAGGGTGCTGTGGCTTTTGCCTGGCCTTATTTAAATCATGAGGATCGCTTTCTTCAATACGCCGCAAGGATAGCTGTAGAACATCAACCAGTAAACGAATGGCAAGATAAAGTATTTGGGGAAAAAGATCCGGTAACAATGACTCAAGGGATTATTGCTCTTGCTCATCAGGGCAACAAGGAACAACAATCTAAAATGCTCAATGCTTTGTTGGGGATAGATTTAAAATCGCTTTCCCAACAAAATCAAGTAGACGCTCTTCGTGCCTTTGAATTAACATTGGCCCGATTTGGAAAGCCATCTGCCGCTTTAGGCACAAAAGTGATAAACCACTTATCTCCTTTGTATCCTGCCCACACAGATGTACTTAACCAATTGTTAAGCAAAACCTTGGCCTATTTAAATGATCCTACCGTAGCAAGTAAGACTTTGGCTCTCTTGGAATCACAATCTGGCGAAAATGCAGATGTAATGGCGAATTCAGCCACCGAGGCATCCGATCTTATTCTTAGAAACCCACAGTACGGTATGGATATCGCCCTTACTTTGAAGAATATGCCACCTGCACAACACACGTATTACGGTATGGTAATAGCCGATGTTGAAAAAGGATGGACCCCAGAATTAAGGGAAAAATACTTTAAATGGTTTAATAGGGCCTTTTCTTTTAAAGCGGGTAGAAGCTATATTGGATTTATAGATAGGGCTAGGAAGAAGGCTTTGGCGAACGTTCCTAAGGATAAATTTGATTATTACGATAAAATGTCCGGCGCCGAATTATTGACTAGTTCTGGAAATGATCTGGCGAGCAACGTGGTGCAACCTAAGGGTCCTGGTAAGAATTGGGAGGTAGAAGATATAGAACCCTTGTTGGCCGATGGCCTTCAGGGACGTGATTTTGAAAATGGCAAGAACATGTATGTAACTACTGCGTGTATTAGCTGTCATACGATGCAGGGTGAAGGGCAGAATATTGGTCCAGATCTTACACAGTTAGGGACACGGTTTTCCCCAGAGGATATGCTCAAGGCAATTATTCTACCCAACGACGTTATCTCTGACCAGTATATTTCTACAGTGTACAGTCTTAAAGATGGTAAATCTGTTGTTGGTAGGCTAATGAGTGAAACGGAGGAAAGTTATGTGGTATCACAGAATCCTTATGCCCCAGACATGACCCGTGAAATTCCTAAAGATCAGGTTACGGGAACCAAGTATTCCACAATTTCATGGATGCCACCGGGAACTATTAACAGACTAAATGCTGAAGAAGTTAAAGATCTATTGGCCTATTTAGCATCAGGAGGAAATCCAGATAGTCCTGTTTATCAAGAGGCAAATTAA
- the trpB gene encoding tryptophan synthase subunit beta, protein MSNYFKKYPNSEGFFEDYGGAFVPPSLEVEMKKIADAYHTISKSHNFIQELRSIRKHYQGRPTPVYYCSRLSEKYGGRIYLKREDLNHTGAHKLNHCMGEALLAKHLGKKKLIAETGAGQHGVALATAAAYFGLECEIHMGEVDIKKQHPNVVRMKILGAKIVPATHGLKTLKEAVDSAFEAYLKDSENAIYCIGSVVGPHPFPMMVRDFQRVVGIEAREQFLEMTGELPDNVVACVGGGSNAIGIFSAFLSDKECKLHGVEPGGHSLEFGEHAASMTLGTPGVMHGFKSYMLKDEKGEPAPVYSVASGLDYPAVGPEHCMLKDMNSVNYDVINDKEAIDAFYELSRLEGIIPALESSHAVAYALKLAKEQPQKSILVNLSGRGDKDIDFVVDTYGLPE, encoded by the coding sequence ATGAGTAATTATTTTAAAAAATACCCAAATAGTGAGGGTTTTTTTGAAGACTATGGTGGCGCTTTCGTTCCACCGTCATTAGAAGTTGAAATGAAAAAAATAGCGGATGCTTATCATACCATAAGTAAATCCCACAACTTTATACAGGAACTACGTAGTATTCGTAAACATTACCAAGGACGCCCTACTCCTGTTTATTATTGTTCTCGTTTGTCAGAAAAATACGGAGGCCGTATTTATTTAAAGCGTGAAGACTTAAACCATACAGGTGCTCATAAACTTAATCACTGTATGGGCGAAGCCTTGCTTGCCAAACACCTTGGCAAAAAGAAGCTTATCGCAGAAACTGGCGCAGGCCAACATGGTGTTGCTTTGGCCACCGCCGCAGCTTATTTCGGTTTGGAATGCGAAATTCATATGGGCGAAGTTGATATTAAAAAACAGCACCCAAATGTGGTGCGCATGAAAATATTGGGAGCAAAGATTGTTCCTGCAACCCACGGCCTAAAAACCTTAAAAGAAGCTGTTGACTCCGCGTTTGAAGCATACCTCAAAGACTCTGAAAATGCGATTTATTGCATTGGATCAGTGGTAGGTCCTCATCCGTTTCCTATGATGGTTCGCGATTTTCAGCGTGTGGTTGGAATTGAAGCACGGGAACAGTTTTTGGAAATGACCGGTGAATTACCCGATAATGTTGTTGCTTGTGTTGGCGGAGGAAGTAATGCCATTGGAATATTTTCGGCTTTTCTTAGTGATAAAGAATGCAAGCTACATGGTGTTGAACCTGGGGGTCACTCTTTGGAATTTGGCGAACATGCTGCTTCCATGACATTAGGGACTCCAGGTGTAATGCATGGTTTTAAATCCTATATGTTAAAAGATGAAAAAGGAGAACCGGCACCCGTTTATTCTGTAGCCAGCGGTCTCGATTATCCGGCTGTTGGACCCGAACACTGTATGCTTAAGGATATGAACTCAGTTAATTACGATGTTATTAACGATAAAGAGGCTATTGATGCTTTCTACGAACTAAGCAGGTTAGAAGGTATTATTCCTGCACTCGAAAGCTCACATGCAGTAGCCTATGCTTTAAAGCTAGCTAAAGAGCAGCCTCAGAAATCTATATTGGTCAATTTAAGTGGTAGGGGCGATAAAGATATCGACTTTGTTGTAGATACTTATGGTTTGCCAGAATAA
- a CDS encoding GNAT family N-acetyltransferase — protein sequence MIAVIRTNSQNRDFKKLVELLNLDLAQRDGETHPLAKFNTVSSINYVVLAFKKGKAIGCGTISEYDSSTMEIKRMYVSPVVRGQRIAEKILSELEAWSKELGSTKCLLFTGSKQPEASKLYQRNGYWSIPKYGILKDIPDSLCFAKDL from the coding sequence ATGATAGCGGTAATAAGAACCAACTCTCAAAATCGGGATTTTAAAAAACTAGTGGAATTACTCAATTTAGACCTTGCACAAAGGGATGGAGAAACTCATCCTCTAGCTAAGTTTAATACCGTTAGCAGTATAAATTATGTTGTTTTAGCTTTTAAAAAGGGGAAAGCAATTGGGTGTGGAACTATCTCCGAATATGATTCCAGCACCATGGAAATTAAACGGATGTATGTTTCTCCCGTAGTTAGAGGTCAAAGAATTGCAGAAAAAATACTATCCGAATTAGAAGCTTGGTCCAAAGAATTGGGAAGCACAAAATGCCTTCTCTTTACAGGTTCTAAACAACCTGAAGCTAGTAAACTTTATCAAAGAAATGGTTACTGGTCAATTCCAAAGTATGGTATTCTCAAGGATATTCCTGATAGTCTATGTTTTGCAAAAGATCTTTAA